A region of Saccharococcus thermophilus DNA encodes the following proteins:
- a CDS encoding LytTR family DNA-binding domain-containing protein, with product MEDILFIEKESRKTVIHTSNERYETTETLSEIESKLDDYFFKTHRSYIVNLKK from the coding sequence TTGGAGGATATTTTATTTATCGAAAAGGAAAGCAGAAAAACTGTCATTCATACTTCAAACGAGCGGTATGAAACGACAGAAACACTAAGCGAAATCGAGAGTAAATTAGACGATTATTTTTTCAAAACTCACCGTTCGTACATAGTCAATTTAAAAAAATAG
- a CDS encoding DUF294 nucleotidyltransferase-like domain-containing protein gives MESLYEWVKQLEEAQTIGELRLYHDELARQLRYWLCREELEVISEIVADAHDAIMRRVFRLAEEKTLRAETGVRPRSWCWYAMGSIGRREPTVWTDQDHGILFACAEHEEKQCYEFIRHMAAVGTNYLHEIGYPYCSGYVMATNKRWGQSLRDWVQQVKMYMSGCLPNDIRFLFIAMDMRPIYGDGELVADSRRTLFHSLNRETKLLRQMGEHVMFPSVPLGWFYNVQLERWGPHSGAIHMKHSGYVQIVNALKWLACVANISTATTWERWREMAKQALLPLPLAEEVREALLTYYYIRLKYATEAANERDYVLWRVLEANERTRLKKAMKTAKKLQRLVARQAGGIR, from the coding sequence ATGGAATCGCTATATGAATGGGTGAAGCAATTGGAAGAGGCGCAAACGATTGGGGAGCTTCGCCTGTATCATGATGAGCTTGCCAGACAGCTGCGTTATTGGCTGTGCCGGGAGGAGCTTGAGGTTATTTCTGAAATCGTCGCTGATGCGCATGATGCGATAATGAGGCGGGTGTTTCGCCTGGCGGAAGAGAAAACATTGCGCGCGGAAACCGGGGTTCGCCCACGCAGCTGGTGCTGGTATGCGATGGGAAGCATCGGGAGACGGGAGCCGACGGTATGGACAGACCAAGATCATGGCATTTTGTTTGCCTGCGCGGAGCACGAAGAGAAACAATGCTACGAATTCATCCGCCATATGGCCGCTGTAGGAACGAATTATCTGCACGAAATTGGCTACCCGTATTGTTCCGGCTACGTAATGGCGACAAACAAACGGTGGGGGCAGTCGCTTCGCGATTGGGTGCAGCAGGTCAAGATGTATATGAGCGGCTGTCTCCCTAATGATATCCGCTTTTTATTTATCGCGATGGATATGCGGCCGATTTATGGGGATGGCGAGCTGGTTGCCGACAGCAGGCGGACGCTGTTTCACTCGCTGAATAGGGAGACGAAGCTGCTGCGGCAAATGGGGGAGCATGTGATGTTTCCTTCCGTCCCTTTAGGATGGTTTTATAATGTGCAGCTCGAACGATGGGGGCCTCACAGCGGGGCGATTCATATGAAACATAGCGGCTATGTGCAAATCGTCAACGCGTTAAAGTGGCTAGCGTGTGTTGCCAATATTTCTACGGCGACGACGTGGGAACGGTGGCGCGAGATGGCGAAACAAGCGTTGCTTCCGTTGCCGCTAGCGGAGGAAGTGAGGGAGGCGCTCTTGACGTATTATTACATTCGGCTAAAGTATGCAACGGAAGCGGCAAACGAGCGGGACTATGTGTTGTGGCGCGTGTTGGAAGCAAACGAACGAACACGGCTGAAAAAAGCGATGAAGACAGCAAAAAAGCTGCAGCGCCTTGTCGCGCGGCAGGCAGGTGGCATTAGGTGA
- a CDS encoding GNAT family N-acetyltransferase — MMKQKGKEGMIQEIDIEADEWAEAVLLLQFRSYAVEARLIGFLDLPPLQDTVATLQQCGERFFGYMKREQLAGAISYERIEKTVQICRLMVDPDFFRQGIASALIEFVCHKEQNASEIIVTTGSTNMPALRLYQRHGFHEVEQMRMPEGIFLTKLVKRLA, encoded by the coding sequence ATGATGAAACAGAAAGGAAAGGAAGGCATGATTCAGGAAATAGACATAGAGGCAGACGAATGGGCGGAGGCGGTGCTGCTCCTTCAATTCCGTTCTTACGCTGTCGAGGCGCGGCTGATCGGATTCCTCGACCTTCCGCCATTGCAAGATACAGTCGCAACGTTGCAGCAGTGCGGTGAACGGTTTTTTGGATATATGAAGCGGGAACAACTGGCAGGAGCGATTTCCTACGAACGGATAGAAAAAACCGTGCAAATTTGCCGCTTGATGGTGGATCCCGACTTTTTCCGGCAAGGGATTGCAAGCGCCCTGATCGAATTTGTCTGTCATAAAGAACAGAATGCGAGCGAAATCATCGTAACGACAGGAAGCACGAATATGCCAGCGCTTCGTTTGTATCAACGTCACGGTTTCCACGAAGTCGAACAAATGAGGATGCCAGAAGGGATTTTTCTTACGAAACTTGTGAAGCGGCTGGCATGA
- a CDS encoding IucA/IucC family C-terminal-domain containing protein, with protein MILSAEEIKVLETYRLSTVQTNSPLSIRLDRLFEESVLIDYVAKVRDRLGAANDAVAASMLIKRYSFLAAMSLYAMSVWNKRLLLSPERIWMETDDSDDMWLPTFRFEELKAEICTGCRDQWREETVRQLFAGHFSPLMEKLRCITKISAHILWENIAIYIYWLYETLGKDDSLAYIHEQLYNDFHFLVHDADGALFGTLRQNPLKRFWKGNAGVKQRATCCLYYQTEGGTHCETCPCSIRKRDPQSS; from the coding sequence ATGATTCTTTCCGCGGAGGAAATAAAGGTATTAGAAACGTATCGGCTTTCCACCGTTCAAACCAATTCGCCGCTCTCGATTCGCTTGGATCGTTTGTTTGAGGAAAGCGTGCTCATCGATTATGTAGCAAAAGTGCGCGACAGGCTTGGCGCTGCCAATGACGCCGTCGCGGCATCGATGTTGATCAAACGATATAGCTTCCTTGCCGCGATGTCGCTTTATGCGATGTCCGTTTGGAATAAACGGCTTTTGTTGTCACCGGAGCGGATTTGGATGGAAACGGATGACAGTGATGATATGTGGCTGCCGACCTTTCGTTTTGAGGAGCTCAAGGCAGAAATATGCACAGGCTGCCGTGACCAATGGCGAGAAGAGACGGTACGCCAGTTATTTGCAGGACATTTCTCGCCGTTAATGGAGAAGTTACGATGCATAACGAAAATATCTGCCCATATATTATGGGAAAATATTGCTATTTATATTTATTGGTTGTATGAAACGTTGGGTAAAGATGATTCGCTTGCCTACATTCACGAACAACTTTATAACGACTTTCATTTCCTTGTTCACGACGCAGATGGAGCGTTATTCGGCACATTGCGGCAAAATCCGTTAAAACGGTTTTGGAAAGGAAATGCGGGCGTGAAGCAGCGTGCAACGTGCTGCCTTTACTATCAAACAGAAGGGGGGACGCATTGCGAGACATGCCCGTGCTCCATCCGCAAGCGTGATCCCCAATCAAGTTGA
- a CDS encoding DUF5634 family protein — MEFAPRSVIINEFIDTLQLLMDVYQLDQVGVFEEEGEGNKYYIGYTINKDDDMIVLHMPFVKNERGELALEKQEWTIRKDGREQKGYYLLQEAMDEITDRR; from the coding sequence ATGGAATTTGCGCCAAGAAGCGTGATTATCAATGAGTTTATTGACACGTTGCAGCTGTTGATGGATGTTTATCAGTTGGACCAAGTCGGCGTTTTCGAAGAAGAGGGCGAAGGGAACAAGTATTATATCGGCTATACGATCAACAAGGATGATGATATGATTGTCCTTCATATGCCATTTGTCAAAAATGAACGCGGTGAGCTGGCATTGGAAAAACAAGAATGGACGATACGGAAAGATGGGCGGGAACAAAAAGGGTACTACTTGCTGCAAGAAGCGATGGATGAAATTACTGATAGACGATAA
- a CDS encoding putative bifunctional diguanylate cyclase/phosphodiesterase, giving the protein MRASFSPIVNGQGEVDAILCVCRDVTNEKKIEQMLQETQQRLQLIVEHSTDYILIFSNQREPIYIPSLWKKEELADHPYSYEDIFRFIHSDDLPTVRQKLDELYHTYNAQIAEFRKRDERGNWIWMEAHGKAIVNEQNELDYVIITIKNIGERKRYEEKLRQLAYFDSLTGIANRSYFERYVKQLVESQTAFALCYLDFDKFKWINDHFSHQAGDYFLQEAVKRVQSVLRDEDFFARIGGDEFVLLLPNVTKEEMAKLADKLVTAFHQPFYYEKQLIQSTLSMGIAFFPKDSDCIEQVMKYADQALYNVKERGRNGYEFYRPIENRKAFIEQDLPFAIMREQFYLCYQPKIKLGSGAAMGVETLLRWRHPSLGEIPPLEFIPLAEESGFIFEITLWVLEHACRQVKEWQEKFPGLKLAVNLSPFLLNRTELIQHVKRILHAANFAPEHLILEVTESGLMENIETGKHILTELKKIGVQVAIDDFGIGFSSLAYIRNLPVSLLKIDRSFIQGIAENSKDATIVDTIIHLAKSLDIQVLAEGVETYPQVALLEQMHCDFAQGFYFSKSLEAEKLQQWLEEYNRSAMARDNPF; this is encoded by the coding sequence GTGCGTGCTTCGTTTTCGCCGATTGTGAACGGACAAGGAGAAGTTGATGCGATTTTATGTGTATGCCGTGATGTGACAAATGAAAAGAAAATCGAGCAGATGTTACAGGAAACGCAGCAACGCCTGCAACTAATCGTAGAACATTCTACCGATTACATTCTCATTTTTTCTAATCAGCGTGAGCCTATATACATACCTTCTTTATGGAAGAAAGAAGAGCTGGCCGATCATCCTTATTCGTATGAAGATATTTTTCGGTTTATCCATTCGGATGATTTGCCAACCGTTAGGCAAAAGCTCGATGAGCTATATCATACATATAACGCGCAAATCGCCGAGTTTCGCAAGCGCGACGAGAGAGGAAACTGGATATGGATGGAGGCGCACGGAAAAGCAATTGTCAACGAACAGAATGAGCTTGATTATGTTATTATAACGATCAAAAATATCGGCGAACGGAAGCGATACGAAGAAAAACTGCGCCAGCTCGCTTATTTTGATTCATTGACGGGAATTGCGAACCGCAGCTATTTTGAACGGTACGTAAAACAGCTGGTCGAAAGCCAAACCGCATTTGCCTTATGCTATTTAGACTTTGACAAGTTTAAATGGATCAATGATCATTTTTCCCACCAGGCGGGCGATTACTTTTTGCAAGAAGCGGTAAAGCGCGTGCAAAGCGTGCTCAGAGACGAAGACTTTTTTGCCCGCATTGGCGGGGACGAATTTGTCTTGTTGCTTCCTAATGTGACAAAAGAGGAAATGGCCAAACTTGCTGATAAATTGGTGACCGCGTTTCATCAGCCGTTTTACTACGAAAAACAGCTTATTCAGTCAACACTGTCAATGGGAATCGCGTTTTTCCCGAAAGACAGCGACTGCATCGAGCAGGTAATGAAATATGCCGATCAAGCACTGTATAACGTCAAAGAGCGGGGTAGAAACGGTTATGAGTTTTATCGTCCGATCGAAAATCGGAAAGCGTTCATTGAACAAGATTTGCCGTTTGCGATTATGCGTGAGCAGTTTTATTTATGCTACCAGCCGAAAATCAAGCTTGGCAGCGGCGCGGCAATGGGAGTGGAAACGCTGTTGCGCTGGCGCCACCCGTCGCTTGGCGAAATTCCGCCGTTGGAGTTTATTCCGCTGGCGGAAGAGAGCGGGTTTATTTTTGAGATTACATTATGGGTGCTAGAGCATGCGTGCCGGCAAGTAAAAGAATGGCAGGAGAAGTTTCCAGGCTTGAAGTTAGCCGTTAACCTATCTCCATTTTTGTTAAACCGAACGGAATTGATTCAGCATGTGAAACGGATTTTGCATGCGGCAAATTTTGCCCCGGAGCATTTAATTTTGGAAGTAACCGAGAGCGGTTTAATGGAAAATATCGAAACAGGGAAACATATTTTAACAGAATTAAAAAAGATCGGAGTACAAGTCGCTATCGATGATTTTGGCATCGGCTTTTCTTCGCTGGCATATATTCGCAACTTGCCAGTGTCATTGCTAAAAATTGACCGCAGCTTTATTCAAGGAATCGCAGAAAACTCGAAAGACGCGACGATTGTCGATACGATTATCCATTTGGCCAAAAGCCTAGACATTCAGGTGTTGGCGGAAGGAGTGGAGACGTATCCGCAAGTAGCGTTGTTAGAGCAAATGCACTGCGATTTTGCGCAAGGGTTTTACTTTAGCAAATCATTGGAGGCGGAAAAACTGCAACAATGGCTCGAAGAATACAACCGATCGGCAATGGCTCGTGACAATCCCTTCTAA
- a CDS encoding VWA-like domain-containing protein → MKWQQALLALLKERKDHSIALAIDTSNRPSRPVLIQNIVKLFEKVRPDTMLVQADFKIRDVSPVGVASIKYFKHGKSSYTEVLEWAAEQKIDTLFYITDVTGYFYEELQVDYEVFWLVPDDYMPRVPFGKPIRVA, encoded by the coding sequence ATGAAATGGCAGCAAGCACTTTTGGCATTATTGAAAGAACGAAAAGATCATTCCATTGCCTTGGCCATTGATACGTCCAATCGCCCATCACGTCCCGTGCTCATTCAAAACATTGTTAAGCTGTTTGAAAAAGTACGGCCCGATACGATGCTCGTGCAGGCCGATTTTAAGATTCGAGATGTATCTCCGGTCGGCGTTGCATCCATTAAGTATTTTAAACATGGAAAATCATCGTATACGGAAGTGTTGGAATGGGCAGCGGAGCAAAAAATCGATACGCTTTTTTACATCACCGATGTCACTGGGTATTTTTACGAAGAATTGCAAGTCGACTATGAAGTATTTTGGCTTGTCCCGGACGACTATATGCCACGCGTGCCCTTTGGAAAGCCGATACGCGTCGCCTGA
- a CDS encoding histidine phosphatase family protein, with amino-acid sequence MVTLYLTRHGETEWNVEKRMQGWQDSPLTEKGRQDAMRLGKRLEEVDLTAIYASTSGRALETAQLIRGERLIPIYTEEQLREIHLGDWEGKTHEEIIEMDPIEFDHFWNHPHLYTPRRGERFIDVQHRAFAAIERIVERHPEGNILIVTHGVVLKTVIARFKNTPLKDLWAPPYMYGTSVTIVRVNDGKFELITQGDVSHLEEVREV; translated from the coding sequence ATGGTAACGTTATATTTAACTAGACACGGAGAAACCGAGTGGAACGTCGAAAAACGGATGCAAGGGTGGCAAGATTCGCCGCTCACGGAAAAGGGCCGTCAAGACGCAATGCGGCTTGGAAAACGGTTAGAAGAGGTTGACTTGACCGCGATTTATGCCAGCACAAGCGGACGCGCGCTCGAAACCGCCCAGTTGATTCGCGGCGAACGGCTTATTCCGATTTATACAGAGGAACAGCTGCGGGAGATTCACCTCGGCGACTGGGAAGGAAAGACCCATGAGGAAATTATAGAGATGGATCCTATTGAGTTTGATCACTTTTGGAATCATCCGCATTTATACACACCGCGGCGCGGCGAGCGGTTTATCGATGTGCAACATCGGGCGTTTGCCGCTATTGAGCGAATCGTCGAACGCCACCCTGAAGGAAACATTTTAATTGTTACGCATGGGGTGGTGTTAAAAACGGTCATCGCTCGTTTTAAAAACACGCCATTAAAAGACCTTTGGGCTCCTCCGTATATGTACGGCACCAGCGTTACGATCGTGCGGGTGAACGATGGGAAGTTTGAGTTGATTACTCAAGGCGATGTGTCGCATTTGGAAGAAGTAAGGGAAGTATAA
- a CDS encoding ABC transporter ATP-binding protein, whose translation MNALQAKELTLSYGNTIIIDELDLMIPKGEITVFIGGNGCGKSTLLRALARLLKPAGGAVLLEGKEIAKLPTKEVAKKLAILPQSPTAPEGLTVLQLVKQGRYPYQSWLKQWSEEDEKAVRRALEATRMTELAERPVDSLSGGQRQRAWIAMTLAQDTDIILLDEPTTYLDMTHQIEILDLLFELNEKEKRTIVMVLHDLNLACRYAHHIVAIRDKKIYAQGKPEEIISCQLVKDVFQMDCQVTYDPLFGTPLCIPYGKGRCILQKEGVSS comes from the coding sequence ATGAACGCCTTACAAGCAAAAGAGCTGACATTATCATATGGAAACACGATCATTATTGATGAGCTAGATTTGATGATTCCCAAAGGAGAAATTACTGTATTTATCGGGGGAAACGGCTGCGGCAAATCGACATTATTGCGCGCGTTGGCGCGGCTTTTGAAACCGGCGGGCGGTGCGGTGTTACTCGAAGGAAAAGAAATCGCGAAATTGCCGACAAAAGAGGTGGCGAAAAAGTTAGCGATTTTGCCGCAGTCGCCAACGGCGCCAGAAGGTTTGACCGTGCTGCAGCTCGTTAAACAGGGGCGGTATCCGTACCAATCGTGGCTGAAGCAATGGAGCGAAGAAGATGAAAAAGCGGTGCGCCGCGCGCTGGAAGCGACGAGAATGACAGAATTAGCGGAGCGTCCGGTCGATTCGCTCTCGGGAGGACAGCGGCAGCGGGCGTGGATTGCGATGACGCTAGCGCAGGATACGGACATTATTTTATTGGACGAACCAACAACCTACTTGGATATGACGCACCAGATTGAAATTCTTGATTTATTGTTTGAGCTGAACGAGAAAGAAAAGCGCACGATTGTCATGGTGCTTCACGATCTAAACTTGGCATGCCGCTACGCTCACCATATTGTGGCGATTCGCGATAAAAAAATATATGCGCAAGGAAAACCGGAAGAAATCATTTCCTGCCAGCTTGTGAAAGACGTATTTCAAATGGATTGCCAAGTGACATATGATCCGTTATTTGGCACACCGCTTTGCATTCCGTACGGAAAAGGAAGATGCATTCTACAGAAAGAAGGCGTTTCATCATGA
- the cdaS gene encoding sporulation-specific diadenylate cyclase CdaS, with protein sequence MIQESLPLDEPMKEQILRSLYEITAEAEAIRRSLVTEECCILSRLEALQKLILDVQTAAASFYLQAYLSEYTPHYIDISLAAKHLAERRHGALIVIERNDSLDGLLHHGIPIGAKVSHMLLETIFYPGNPLHDGGTLIRYDEIVSAGNILPLAEHVATRKKLGTRHRAAIGLTERSDALVIVVSEETGTISFAINGRLYVLRR encoded by the coding sequence ATGATTCAGGAGTCATTGCCGCTCGACGAGCCGATGAAGGAGCAAATTCTTCGTTCTTTATATGAGATCACGGCAGAGGCCGAGGCCATCCGCCGCTCGTTAGTAACGGAAGAGTGCTGCATATTGTCGAGGTTAGAAGCGCTGCAAAAACTCATTTTGGATGTCCAAACGGCGGCAGCTTCGTTTTATTTGCAAGCATATCTATCTGAATATACACCGCATTATATCGACATATCTCTTGCTGCGAAGCATCTAGCGGAACGCCGTCATGGCGCGCTGATTGTCATTGAGAGGAACGACTCGCTCGATGGTTTATTGCATCACGGCATTCCGATCGGCGCGAAAGTTTCCCATATGCTGCTAGAAACGATTTTTTATCCAGGCAATCCGCTGCATGACGGAGGGACGCTCATCCGTTACGACGAAATTGTTTCCGCGGGCAATATTTTACCGCTTGCGGAACATGTGGCGACGAGGAAAAAATTAGGCACCCGCCATCGTGCCGCCATCGGATTAACGGAGCGAAGCGATGCGCTTGTGATCGTCGTTTCCGAAGAAACTGGAACCATCTCGTTTGCCATTAACGGACGATTATACGTACTCCGTCGATGA
- a CDS encoding PCYCGC domain-containing protein: MKRTAIMAACLLSFGIIMGACSDEKASETKHDHSMTYTTNSGDIRETTKSIDHLPTFLNNFEENVAVLYQQAAKHKDLLEHIPCYCGCGEAARHKNNYDCFVHETKKDGSVVWDDHATKCGVCLDIAAESIAAYEKGKSIKEIRQMIDDKYKEGYAKPTPTKS, from the coding sequence ATGAAACGAACCGCCATCATGGCAGCATGTCTGCTTTCATTTGGCATCATCATGGGCGCTTGCTCCGATGAAAAAGCGAGTGAAACAAAACACGACCATTCGATGACATATACAACTAATTCTGGCGATATTCGTGAAACAACGAAATCAATCGACCATCTTCCTACATTTTTAAACAATTTTGAGGAAAATGTCGCTGTTTTGTATCAACAAGCCGCCAAACATAAAGACTTGCTCGAGCATATTCCTTGCTACTGCGGCTGCGGCGAAGCGGCGAGACATAAAAATAATTACGATTGTTTCGTTCATGAAACAAAAAAAGATGGCTCCGTCGTTTGGGATGACCATGCAACCAAATGCGGCGTCTGTCTCGATATTGCCGCTGAATCCATTGCTGCCTATGAAAAAGGAAAATCCATCAAAGAAATTCGCCAAATGATCGATGACAAATATAAAGAAGGCTACGCGAAACCGACGCCAACGAAATCATGA
- a CDS encoding exonuclease domain-containing protein — MSERHRFWQRALRLLSLEIPREASSAFLDGEHSLQQEMWLRSLRKEKQQQIDMNTPLGEVSFMIIDMETTGFSPQQGDEILAMAAAKTVNGVVKETYSTLICPEKAIPPHISALTGIQAKDVLHAPRLREELRAFLSFIHGGVLIGYHIGHDLSFLRHFLWMYYRAKWSGRFFDMQPMVEMIRCCSCPTLDEALQYYGIPCEKRHTADGDVEAMAKLWKMLLEELKQRNIETLHDLYAALSMR, encoded by the coding sequence GTGAGTGAGCGGCATCGTTTTTGGCAGCGGGCGCTTCGCTTGCTGTCGTTGGAAATACCGCGTGAAGCATCGTCTGCCTTCCTAGATGGGGAGCATTCGTTGCAGCAGGAAATGTGGCTGCGATCGCTGCGGAAAGAAAAACAGCAGCAAATCGATATGAACACTCCTTTAGGGGAAGTGTCCTTTATGATTATTGACATGGAAACGACAGGATTTTCTCCGCAGCAGGGCGACGAAATTTTGGCGATGGCAGCGGCGAAGACGGTGAACGGAGTTGTGAAAGAAACATATTCTACGCTCATTTGCCCGGAAAAAGCAATTCCACCGCACATTTCGGCGTTGACGGGAATTCAAGCGAAAGATGTCCTGCATGCCCCGCGTCTAAGGGAGGAGCTCCGTGCGTTTTTATCGTTTATTCATGGCGGAGTATTGATCGGCTATCACATTGGTCATGATTTATCGTTTCTCCGCCACTTTCTTTGGATGTATTACCGGGCAAAGTGGAGCGGCCGATTTTTCGACATGCAGCCGATGGTGGAAATGATTCGTTGCTGTTCATGTCCTACGCTCGATGAAGCGCTGCAATATTATGGAATTCCCTGTGAAAAACGGCATACGGCTGACGGCGATGTCGAGGCGATGGCAAAGCTATGGAAGATGCTATTAGAGGAATTAAAGCAACGCAACATCGAAACGTTGCATGATTTGTACGCGGCGTTAAGCATGCGGTAA
- a CDS encoding ammonium transporter, with the protein MDGKMLTAGLDALWVMVSAVLVIGMQAGFALLEAGSTRMKNSGHVAGKQILSFAIASLAFWAFGFAITFGAGNHLIGTEGWFLQGDEKTFASLSWANVPLSLKFLFQLGFAGVSLAIAWGGFAERAKLSVYFLFGTIFTVAIYPVIGHWVWGGGWLGEIGMQDFAGSTVVHLQGAIAALVATVLLGPRIGKFNKDKTPNVIPGHNQVYTVIGGLILWIGWFGFNAGSTMAVGDGFFGYVALTTNLAAAAGAVAAIVTAKIMVGKADIPAMVNGVLAALVAITAACAFVEPWAAVVIGAVAGSFTFWTSIYFERKGIDDPIYAFSVHGIAGIIGTISTGFFASPRLVKITGIGKAGLLYGGGFHQLIVQTVGVLGAIAYVALISFVVLFLLKKTIGLRVTAEQEISGLDISEHGSYGYPEQLDPAYQSKSMAH; encoded by the coding sequence ATGGATGGCAAAATGCTAACCGCAGGTCTTGATGCATTATGGGTGATGGTGAGCGCGGTGCTGGTGATTGGGATGCAGGCAGGGTTTGCACTTCTAGAAGCGGGGTCGACGAGAATGAAAAACTCGGGGCATGTCGCTGGAAAACAGATTCTCAGCTTTGCAATTGCTTCGCTGGCGTTTTGGGCGTTTGGCTTTGCGATTACATTTGGAGCGGGAAATCACTTGATCGGAACAGAAGGATGGTTTTTGCAAGGAGATGAAAAAACGTTTGCTTCGTTATCATGGGCGAATGTTCCGCTATCGTTGAAATTTTTATTTCAGCTAGGGTTTGCCGGGGTATCGCTGGCGATTGCCTGGGGAGGATTTGCTGAGCGCGCCAAATTATCGGTTTATTTTCTATTTGGAACGATTTTTACGGTCGCCATTTATCCGGTCATTGGCCATTGGGTATGGGGAGGCGGCTGGCTTGGCGAAATAGGCATGCAAGATTTTGCCGGCTCTACGGTCGTTCATTTGCAAGGGGCGATCGCCGCGCTGGTCGCGACAGTTTTACTTGGGCCGCGCATCGGCAAGTTCAATAAAGATAAAACACCGAACGTCATTCCGGGGCATAACCAAGTGTATACCGTTATCGGCGGATTGATTTTATGGATCGGCTGGTTTGGTTTTAATGCGGGAAGCACGATGGCGGTAGGTGATGGCTTTTTCGGTTATGTGGCGTTAACGACGAATTTAGCCGCCGCGGCGGGAGCGGTTGCCGCGATTGTCACGGCGAAAATCATGGTTGGAAAAGCGGATATTCCAGCGATGGTCAACGGAGTGCTTGCTGCACTCGTGGCGATTACAGCAGCGTGCGCCTTCGTCGAACCATGGGCGGCAGTAGTGATCGGAGCGGTCGCGGGTTCATTCACATTTTGGACGTCGATTTATTTCGAAAGAAAAGGCATTGATGACCCGATTTACGCGTTTTCCGTGCATGGTATTGCCGGCATCATTGGTACGATTTCCACCGGATTTTTCGCTTCGCCGCGTTTAGTGAAAATAACAGGGATTGGCAAGGCGGGCCTGTTGTATGGCGGCGGATTTCATCAGTTGATTGTGCAGACGGTCGGCGTGCTCGGTGCGATCGCCTATGTAGCGCTCATCTCTTTTGTCGTGCTGTTTTTGTTGAAGAAAACGATTGGGTTGCGCGTGACAGCGGAACAGGAAATTTCCGGATTGGATATTAGCGAACACGGTTCATACGGCTATCCGGAGCAGCTTGATCCTGCCTATCAGTCTAAGTCGATGGCGCATTAG
- a CDS encoding EamA family transporter: MWLAAAVMTAVCFGINNTLFKWSTRYSMSKQHIQFYFYMVAFCFMMLYGWMTKSLHPSATSMMLGALIGICNATGNMQMSGAFEKGPASLTAPLVAVNAIFPVLAAGIIFGEHIPLLHWIGILCMLCSAAIIQYTPKVEKGNYEYISWLLHIGMAIVSFGIVGILMKWCSVIGVRSLDLLTAMYGGGGLYLCWSCRKTIVQKREFRVGATVAFFSVIGFSCYFYALTTGVASIVFPVVSLNCLIVVILGCYLFKERLKAYQLIGIATALCGLILTKL; encoded by the coding sequence GTGTGGTTGGCTGCTGCTGTGATGACCGCGGTTTGTTTCGGCATCAACAATACGTTGTTTAAGTGGAGTACGCGTTATTCCATGTCGAAACAACATATCCAGTTTTATTTTTATATGGTGGCGTTTTGTTTCATGATGTTGTACGGATGGATGACAAAATCGCTCCATCCAAGCGCGACATCGATGATGCTCGGGGCGCTGATCGGGATTTGCAATGCGACGGGAAACATGCAAATGTCAGGGGCTTTTGAGAAAGGACCGGCTAGTTTGACGGCTCCACTTGTGGCGGTAAATGCGATTTTTCCGGTGCTGGCGGCGGGGATTATATTTGGCGAACATATTCCGCTTTTACATTGGATCGGCATTTTATGTATGTTATGTTCCGCTGCAATCATTCAATATACTCCGAAAGTGGAGAAAGGAAATTACGAATACATATCTTGGTTGCTCCATATCGGCATGGCGATTGTCTCATTTGGAATAGTAGGGATTTTAATGAAGTGGTGCTCGGTTATCGGGGTTCGTTCCTTGGATTTGCTTACTGCGATGTACGGTGGCGGCGGGTTGTACTTATGTTGGAGTTGCCGTAAAACAATTGTGCAAAAACGGGAGTTTCGGGTGGGCGCAACGGTGGCTTTCTTCAGTGTCATCGGTTTTAGCTGTTATTTTTATGCGCTTACGACAGGCGTTGCATCGATCGTCTTTCCGGTTGTCAGCTTAAATTGCCTTATTGTCGTTATTTTAGGTTGTTACTTATTCAAGGAAAGACTAAAAGCGTACCAGCTGATCGGCATCGCGACTGCCTTATGCGGATTAATTTTGACAAAATTGTAG